Sequence from the Parvicella tangerina genome:
TAAATACTACTGAACATAGACCTTGGAAAATTCCAACGGGCAAATGGAAATTCTATCAAGAGTGGAATAATGTAGTATTTCTTCATTATCAGGTTGACTTGATTGAATTGAAAAAATTTGTTCCTGAAGAACTGGAAGTTGACCTCTTTGAAGGTAAACCATGGATCTCAGTAGTTGCCTTCACAATGGAAAAGATAAGACCTAAAAACTTACCCAGTTTTCCACCAATATCAGATTTTGACGAAATCAACATTCGGACTTATGTAAAGTCACATGGTAAAACTGGAGTTTACTTCTTGAGTATCGAAGGTGGGAAAAATTTATCCTGCAAAGTCGCAAAAGGAATTTCAGAACTTCCATATCGATTTTCAAAGATAAAAAGGACTGAGCATAAGTATCGACCACAGAATTCGGAACTCAACGACCGCCTTGATATTGAGTATAAAATAGGAAAAGAACAAACTGTGAAATCCGAATTGGACAAATGGTTGACTGAGAGATATGCTCTATTTCAAGATACTGGCGACTCGATTAACGAATTTGAAATACACCATTTGGAATGGCCTATAAATGAAATTGAACTACAGAGTTTGGATATTAATTATCCAAGGTTTGTAAAATTGATCAATGAGAAGCCGAGCAAAACACATTATTCCAGAGGCGTACAAGTTATTGCATGGGGGAAAATAAAAAAAGAAAAAACTAGCTACAACAACACTTATAGGCAATAGCGCCCTGCGTGACGCTAACGCGCATAGTCCAAATGTTGGGTGTCATCTAAAAAAATCGAAACAGTTTGCTGAACCTAAAAGAGACATATCGAAACTCTAGGAACAAAGAATATATTATTCTTACAGCTATCTTAATATTGACAGTTGCAATTGCAATAATCTTTTATTTTGGAGAAGTCTCGAGAAACAATACTGAAATTGAGGAATTGAAACAGATTCCATTATCGCATATTCACGACAACATCAATGGTGCGAAATATGTCAAATCAAAAAAAATTGTAGAATTGCTCGAGGAGAACAAAAGAACCAGCCTTTGGTATATGTCTTTCTTTAAGATAGTCGCCTATGTCAATTTTGGAGCGTTCCTAATAGTTCTGCTTTATAAATGGAAAAATTGACGACACCTAGCATTGACTAAAATTAAACAGCCTTGCCTACCAAACCGTTTCTGCTTATCTTAGTCGAAGCGTTATACGCAATGACAAAATGAGCAGAAAGGATCAAAAAGAACAAGAAAAAAAGACATTGAACTGTTCCTTTCCCTAAGTGGCATAAAGCACAATTCGTTTGATCTTGACTGTGAAAAACCCGACTGTGACTTTAAGATAAGTAATAAGAATATTGGAATTGAGGTTACAGAATTTGTTCGATCCAAGGAGTATTGTTCAAAGGTTAGATCTGTAAACGCAACGCTGGACCGAATCAGAAGAGAAACAAAAGCTGAAATAAAAGAATTTACTGACATTAATTTGACTCTTAACTTCTCACAACACTCTCCTCCTCCGAGAAAAATCAATATGAATGATCGTTTAAACATAATTAACTTTTTAGTTAATCATGTGAAAAAACAGGAAATTCATGATAAACTTGGAAAAGACCTGTTTCACATCGAATATGAATATTCTAAGGACGAAAACGAATTCATTGAATCGGTCAGAGTTTCAACCTATCCAAATAAGCAAACACTAGATGTCACTGAAAATAAATTCTTCATGACTGGGGTAATTCCTAAAGCAGATATTGATGATATTATTAATGAAAAAGAGCCCAAAATGGACTTCACAAGAAATGATGAAACTTGGTTATTAATGGTTGTTGCCGAAACTGAATATTCGTCAGGCATTATCAAACCAGATGTATTGGAATATAAGTTTGATTCTTGTCTTTTTGACAAGATATTTATGCTAGAACGATTTTCAAAAAATCTTTATGAGTTAAATAAATGCGTATAACACCACGTACAAAACACTGCCACGATTGCTATTTCGAAGTGTAAATAATTAAAGATGCCGACAAAAGTCAGAAAAAAACATTCATTCAAACGAAGCCCGACTCGACTCCTCCCAATTTGCATTTGACAGTTATCCTGCTTAAATTAAGCATAAATCAAAAAGAGATCAATTATGTCAGCAAGAAAAGCAAAAGCCACTTGGAGTGGCACTTTAAAAGAAGGGAATGGAAAAATGAAATTCAACAACTATGACGGACCGTTTACCTTCGCTTCCCGTTTTGAGGACGGTGAAGGAACAAACCCCGAAGAATTGGTTGGAGCTGCTCACGCTGGTTGCTATTCTATGTTTCTTTCCGCACTGCTAAGCGCAGAAGAATTAAGTCCGAAAAGTATAGAAACAAATGCCACTGTAACTCTTGAAAAAGATGATATAGGACCTAACATTACCGCCATTAATTTAAACTGTACCGTAACTTGTGAAGGGTTAACACAAGAAAAATTTGAGGAGTTAGCATCGGCAGCTAAAGATAAGTGTCCGATATCAAGACTTTATGCCGGTGGTACAGCAACAATTCATTTAGATGCTAAATTAACGTCTGCATAAGTTTAATCTTCTAACAAAAAATGATATTAAATCTCGTTTAGCTCAACCGTTAACAGCATTAAAATCACATCGATTAATATCAAAATTCAGCTCTTTGGCTCAGTACTAAAAACAAAATTTGTAACTTCATCCTCAATGGCGCCAACTTCATTAACCCTTTCTTTCAGTACAATGAGTAGTCTAGGTGGGAAGAAGGGCTAATTTAACCATCAACGAATAAACCATAAGGTGAACAACAAGGAATACTTAAACGTTTTAAACTCTTTGAAAGAAGGATTTCAGATTCTTGACAAGGATTTAAAGTATGTTTTTTTGAATAGAGCAGCAGAACAGCACAGTAGAATGCCACCAGACAGCCTGATTGGTCGTAAAATGACGGAATGCTATCCTGGTATCGAGAAAACCAAACTTTTTGAATTGATTCAGGACACCTTAAATAACAAAAGACACAATGAATTAGACAATGAGTTTTTTTATCCGAGTGGCGAAAAAGGATGGTTCAAGTTATCTATTCAGTACTCAAACGAACGTATCTTTATTGTTTCTCATGACATCACTGAACTCGTGAATAAAAACAAGGAACTGGAACAGTTTTCATACATAACTTCTCACGATCTCCAGGAGCCTATTAATTCCATTATCTCATTTGTTCGATTGCTTGAAAAAGACAAAGAGAAAATGAGTCCGATGAGTCTTAAAAGTATTGAAGTAATTGCAAAATCTGCCAACAGAATGAAAGACTTCGTGGTATCCCTTCTGGAGTTTTCTAAGGTTGGGGCAGAAAAAGAAAAGGCAGAAGTCAATATTGAAAATTTAGTAAACAACTTAAAAGTAGACCTACACAGTCTTATTGAGCAAAGTCAGGCAACGGTTAATTACCAGGGAGGACCAATAACACTGATGGCATTTGAATCTGACTTGACCAAGTTATTTCAAAACCTCATTGTCAATGGTATCAAATACACCAAAGAAGGAATTCGTCCTGTAGTCACTATAGACGTTGAAGAAATGCATGAGAAATACAAATTTTCTGTCACAGATAACGGCATCGGAATAGCTGAAGAACAACACCACAAGATCTTTGAAGTGTTCAGAAGATTACATGCCCGTGACGAATATTCAGGAACAGGGATTGGACTTGCGCATTGCAAAAAAGTAGCAGAATTGCATAGCGGTGAGATCTGGTTGACTTCTGAACCTGGCAAAGGATCTACTTTCTATTTTACCATATCTAAACGTTAACAAAAATGCAAAGCCTAAACAGAATTATGCTCGTTGATGACGACTCAGACACCAACTATTTTAACCAGTATATTTTAGACGAAGAAGGAATTGCTGACAATATTGTTGTCTTTCAACACGCCATCAAAGCTCTTGACTACCTCAAGGAAGGCAATGAAAAGGTAGACTTGATTCTTCTAGACATTAATATGCCAGTAATGAACGGTTGGGAGTTTTTGCAAGAGTATGAACAATTAGACGATCAACTAAAGGCGACTATCGTTGTTGTAATGTTAACCTCCTCTGTAAACTACGAGGACAAAAAAAGAGCAGACCAATTGAAGTCGATCGACAAGTTTGTAAATAAACCGTTGACACCAGAATTAGTTACCGAAATTTTGGCATTATTTTAACAATGCTCCTAATGGGGACAAATCTTTAATGCTAACATTAAAAAAAGTTAATAGGTACTTGTCATATCTTCATCCACAACGATGATAAAATCTGCTATACCCAAGTATTCCTCTTCCAACTTCGAGACATCGCTTTGCAGTACCACTGATATATTAAACACCTTTAGTGCTGGGGCATATTGATTGATATACCACCCAATCCCCTCTTTGTTATCTGAGTGAAAACTTCCGTTAAGGTGGTAAAAGACATTACCCTCTCCCGTTGTAAAATTCGTCACAATAAAATGAGCCATGGTCGCATCTTTAATAGCCTGAGCTTTAGGGAAGTTCTCCCCTCCATGTCCTCCCATCATCTCCAACATTTTTTGGTAACAAGGCACGTTAATATCAAACGGGATGGGTAACGGAGCAATATCTTTTTTCTCATCTTCTGACAAACCTTCTAGTGACTCCAACCCTTGTTTATAGACCTGCGAAGCATACTTTCTCACAATGTTCGTTGCGATAAAATCTGCATCAAACTCCTTGGCTAAGTCCACAACGGGCAAGTAATCGGTAAAGAAATTATTCCAAAGACCTGCAATTGAATCAAACTGCTCTGCCGTAATTTCATCTTTCATGTATTGCGTCAAGAACTCCTGCTCATCACGTTCGAACATTTCTGCACCAAAGATGATCTCCTCACCATTCTCTAACAAATACTTCCCAACTTCATATTGCAACCAATGCGCAATAGGATTATCATGAAGTTCTCCAAAAAGCACCACATCAGCATCCCAAATTTGTTTAGTCATTTTCTTGAAATTTGCTTTCTTTCCTTTCCCTGTAAAAATCTGATAAGCCGCATCTTGAGCGGAGTATAAAGTAATGACAAAGCAGAAGATTGATCCGATGAAATATTTCATAAAAAGTTGTTTTGTGAGCTACAAAGATAGGCTGATTCTTAAAGCGGATGTTATTTTTAGTTTATCCACACATTTTACTCCTAAAATTAGTACCTTTGCAACCCTTAAAAGATTACGAGAGAAGAAATTATGATTAAGATAACTTTGCCAGACGGTAGTGTAAGAGAGTTTGATGGTGCGGTTACATCTATGGATGTAGCAAAAGACATCAGTGAAGGACTTGCGCGCAATGTGCTCGCAGCCAAGGTTAACGGAGAAATCTGGGACCTCATGCGTCCAATCAACGAAGATGCTTCGGTCAGTTTGTTAACCTGGAATGATGATGGAGGTAAATCTACCATGTGGCATAGTTCTGCTCACCTTTTAGCTGAAGCACTTGAGTTCTTTTACCCAGGGATTAAGTTAGCTATTGGTCCTCCGATTGAGAATGGTTTCTACTACGATGTTGATTTTGGCGATTACGAGTTCACTGAGAAAGACTTGAAAAAAGTTGAAGATAAAATGCTCGAACTTGCCAGACAAAAGAACGAATATGTGCGTCAGGAAATCAGCAAGGCTGATGCCATCAAATACTATCAAGAAAAAGATGACGAGTATAAGCTCGAGCTTTTGGAAGACTTGGAAGACGGCAATATTACGTTTTACACGCAAGGAAACTTCACTGATTTATGTAGAGGACCTCATATTCCTCACACAGGGTATATCAAGGCGGTTAAGTTGATGAGTATTGCTGGTGCTTACTGGAGAGGTGATGAAACTCGTCAGCAGTTAACACGAGTTTATGGGATTACATTCCCAAAAGCGAAAGAGCTGAAGGAGTATTTAGAGATGCTTGAAGAAGCGAAGAAAAGAGACCATCGAAAACTAGGTAAAGAACTTGGTTTGTTTACCTTCTCGCAAAAAGTTGGAATGGGATTGCCCCTATGGCTTCCAAAAGGAACAGCGGTAAGAGACCGTTTGATCGACTTTATGAAAGAGGCGCAGATCAAATCAGGTTATTCACCGGTAGCTACTCCTCACATTGCGCACAAGGACTTGTATGTTTGTTCAGGGCACTATGAAAAATATGGAGAAGACTCTTTTCAAGCAATAAAAACGCCACATGAAGGTGAGGAATTTTTATTAAAACCAATGAACTGTCCGCACCATTGTGAGATTTTTAAAGCAGAACCAAAATCCTACAAGGATCTACCCGTTAGATTTGCAGAGTTTGGAACCGTTTACAGGTACGAGCAAAGCGGAGAGCTTCATGGACTCACAAGAGTAAGAGGCTTTACACAGGATGATGCACATATTTTCTGTCGACCTGACCAAGTTGAAGAAGAATTCAAGAAAGTGATTGACCTTGTTTTATATGTTTTCAAAGCTCTGGATTTCGAGAACTTTACTGCTCAAGTATCCTTGAGAGATCCAAATAAGGCGGAGAAATATATTGGAAGTAATGAGAATTGGGAGAAAGCGGAGGCTGCTATCATCAAAGCCACAGAAGAGAAAGGATTGCCAACGGTAATTGAGTATGGTGAAGCTGCTTTCTATGGTCCAAAATTAGATTTCATGGTGAAAGATGCTTTGGGTAGAAGCTGGCAGCTTGGAACTATTCAGGTTGATTATAACCTTCCGGAACGTTTTGAACTGGAATATACTGGGTCTGACAATCAAAAACACCGACCAGTTATGATCCACCGAGCCCCATTTGGATCGCTAGAAAGATTCATTGCAGTGCTTATTGAGCATACATCAGGTAAGTTTCCTTTATGGCTAAACCCTGATCAATATACCATACTTCCTATTAGTGAGAAGTATAATGATTATGCAAATGAAGTTTTGAATTTGCTTAAAAATTACGATATTCGCGGTCTTGTTGATGACCGCAACGAAAAAATAGGCAAGAAAATTAGGGATGCTGAAGTAAATAAAATCCCTTATATGCTTATTGTTGGAGAGAATGAAGCTAGTGAAAACAAAGTAGCTGTGAGACGTCAGGGAGACGGAGATTTGGGAGTTTTCACAATCGAAGAATTCGCTGGAATCATCAACAAGGAAATTGACGAGAAATTAATAAAGTTTAACTAAAACCTATAAGTTATTAGCAGAAGACCAAACAATAGAGGCTACAGAGGGAGAAGAGATACGAGTGATCAACACAGGATCAACGAACGTATTAGAATCCCTGAAATCAGATTAGTTGGAGACAATGTAGAAGGCGGAGTTATGCCTACTGCAAAAGCGCTTCAGATTGCAAACGAAATGGAATTGGACTTGGTGGAGATTTCTCCCAATGCCAAGCCACCTGTTTGTAAGATCATTGATTACAAGAAATTCCTTTATGAGCAAAAGAAAAAGCAGAAGGAGTTAAAAGCTAAACAACAGAAAGTTACGGTTAAAGAAATTCGTTTCGGACCTAACACTGATGACCATGATTTTGAATTTAAGCTGAATCATGCTAAGAAGTTTTTGAGTGAAGGCGCTAAACTAAAAGTTTACGTATTCTTCAAAGGGAGAACGATTGTATATAAAGACAGAGGTGAGATCCTATTGTTGAGATTTGCTCAGGAAGTGGAAGATTTAGCAGTAGTAGAACAAATGCCTCAGATGAACGGCAAGAAAATGATCATGCTGTTCGCACCAAAAAAGAAAAAGTAATAATCTATATAAATAGTTGAGAGATGCCTAAAATGAAAACAGTATCCAGCGCTAAGAAGAGATTTAAATTCACTGGCACTGGAAAAATCAAAAGAAAGCATGCTTATAAAAGTCACATCTTGACTAAGAAAGCTAAAAAAAGAAAGAGAAATCTTACTAAAACTGGCTTGATTAGTAAAGAAGACTTAGCAAGTGTGAAAAAGCAATTATGTGCTTAAAATTTAGATAGCAATGAGCTATCAGGTTTATTAAATTGTTAACCCGATTATTAGTACCCAAGCAGCTTGAAACAGTAGCTCACTGATTGTCAAAAAACTCAAAATTATGCCAAGAGCAAAAAACAGAGTCGCTAGTAGAGCGAGAAGAAAAAAGATCTTCAAATTGGCTAAA
This genomic interval carries:
- a CDS encoding YqjF family protein: MTILEILNTTEHRPWKIPTGKWKFYQEWNNVVFLHYQVDLIELKKFVPEELEVDLFEGKPWISVVAFTMEKIRPKNLPSFPPISDFDEINIRTYVKSHGKTGVYFLSIEGGKNLSCKVAKGISELPYRFSKIKRTEHKYRPQNSELNDRLDIEYKIGKEQTVKSELDKWLTERYALFQDTGDSINEFEIHHLEWPINEIELQSLDINYPRFVKLINEKPSKTHYSRGVQVIAWGKIKKEKTSYNNTYRQ
- a CDS encoding OsmC family peroxiredoxin gives rise to the protein MSARKAKATWSGTLKEGNGKMKFNNYDGPFTFASRFEDGEGTNPEELVGAAHAGCYSMFLSALLSAEELSPKSIETNATVTLEKDDIGPNITAINLNCTVTCEGLTQEKFEELASAAKDKCPISRLYAGGTATIHLDAKLTSA
- a CDS encoding ATP-binding protein encodes the protein MNNKEYLNVLNSLKEGFQILDKDLKYVFLNRAAEQHSRMPPDSLIGRKMTECYPGIEKTKLFELIQDTLNNKRHNELDNEFFYPSGEKGWFKLSIQYSNERIFIVSHDITELVNKNKELEQFSYITSHDLQEPINSIISFVRLLEKDKEKMSPMSLKSIEVIAKSANRMKDFVVSLLEFSKVGAEKEKAEVNIENLVNNLKVDLHSLIEQSQATVNYQGGPITLMAFESDLTKLFQNLIVNGIKYTKEGIRPVVTIDVEEMHEKYKFSVTDNGIGIAEEQHHKIFEVFRRLHARDEYSGTGIGLAHCKKVAELHSGEIWLTSEPGKGSTFYFTISKR
- a CDS encoding response regulator, translating into MQSLNRIMLVDDDSDTNYFNQYILDEEGIADNIVVFQHAIKALDYLKEGNEKVDLILLDINMPVMNGWEFLQEYEQLDDQLKATIVVVMLTSSVNYEDKKRADQLKSIDKFVNKPLTPELVTEILALF
- a CDS encoding ChaN family lipoprotein; the encoded protein is MKYFIGSIFCFVITLYSAQDAAYQIFTGKGKKANFKKMTKQIWDADVVLFGELHDNPIAHWLQYEVGKYLLENGEEIIFGAEMFERDEQEFLTQYMKDEITAEQFDSIAGLWNNFFTDYLPVVDLAKEFDADFIATNIVRKYASQVYKQGLESLEGLSEDEKKDIAPLPIPFDINVPCYQKMLEMMGGHGGENFPKAQAIKDATMAHFIVTNFTTGEGNVFYHLNGSFHSDNKEGIGWYINQYAPALKVFNISVVLQSDVSKLEEEYLGIADFIIVVDEDMTSTY
- the thrS gene encoding threonine--tRNA ligase gives rise to the protein MIKITLPDGSVREFDGAVTSMDVAKDISEGLARNVLAAKVNGEIWDLMRPINEDASVSLLTWNDDGGKSTMWHSSAHLLAEALEFFYPGIKLAIGPPIENGFYYDVDFGDYEFTEKDLKKVEDKMLELARQKNEYVRQEISKADAIKYYQEKDDEYKLELLEDLEDGNITFYTQGNFTDLCRGPHIPHTGYIKAVKLMSIAGAYWRGDETRQQLTRVYGITFPKAKELKEYLEMLEEAKKRDHRKLGKELGLFTFSQKVGMGLPLWLPKGTAVRDRLIDFMKEAQIKSGYSPVATPHIAHKDLYVCSGHYEKYGEDSFQAIKTPHEGEEFLLKPMNCPHHCEIFKAEPKSYKDLPVRFAEFGTVYRYEQSGELHGLTRVRGFTQDDAHIFCRPDQVEEEFKKVIDLVLYVFKALDFENFTAQVSLRDPNKAEKYIGSNENWEKAEAAIIKATEEKGLPTVIEYGEAAFYGPKLDFMVKDALGRSWQLGTIQVDYNLPERFELEYTGSDNQKHRPVMIHRAPFGSLERFIAVLIEHTSGKFPLWLNPDQYTILPISEKYNDYANEVLNLLKNYDIRGLVDDRNEKIGKKIRDAEVNKIPYMLIVGENEASENKVAVRRQGDGDLGVFTIEEFAGIINKEIDEKLIKFN
- the infC gene encoding translation initiation factor IF-3, which translates into the protein MNERIRIPEIRLVGDNVEGGVMPTAKALQIANEMELDLVEISPNAKPPVCKIIDYKKFLYEQKKKQKELKAKQQKVTVKEIRFGPNTDDHDFEFKLNHAKKFLSEGAKLKVYVFFKGRTIVYKDRGEILLLRFAQEVEDLAVVEQMPQMNGKKMIMLFAPKKKK
- the rpmI gene encoding 50S ribosomal protein L35, encoding MPKMKTVSSAKKRFKFTGTGKIKRKHAYKSHILTKKAKKRKRNLTKTGLISKEDLASVKKQLCA